A single region of the Nicotiana sylvestris chromosome 6, ASM39365v2, whole genome shotgun sequence genome encodes:
- the LOC104235208 gene encoding cyclic nucleotide-gated ion channel 1-like: MNHRQDEFVRFQDWKSERSSEGNFHAKGGVHRSKVVIASDELHNRLESGKWRAKGIIQAVKSSLSGFVEESLGSKKNILDPQGPFLQKWNKIFVLSCVIAISLDPLFLYIPVIDNDNKCLGLNRTLEVTASVLRSFTDIFYFLHIALQFRTGFIAPSSRVFGRGVLIEDAWDIAKRYLSTYFLIDILAVLPLPQVVILIIIPKLRGSRSLNTKNLLKSVVFFQYIPRVLRVYPLYREVTRTSGILTETAWAGAAFNLFLYMLASHVLGAFWYLFSIERETTCWKQACGNSSPCHHASLYCDDDHTKFKTLLNSSCPIETPNATLFDFGIFLGALQSGVVGPMDFPQKFFYCFWWGLQNLSSLGQNLQTSTFIWEICFAVFISIAGLVLFAFLIGNMQTCLQSSTLRLEEMRVKRRDAEQWMSHRLLPENLRERIRCYEQYRWQETRGVDEENLIHNLPKDLRRDIKRHLCLALLMRVPMFEKMDEQLLDALCDHLKPVLFTKDSFIVREGDPVDAMLFVMRGKLLSVTTNGGRTGFFNSEHLKAGDFCGEELLTWALDPNSSTNLPISTRTAQALSEVEAFALVADDLKLVASQFRRLHSKQLRHTFRFYSGQWRTWAACFIQAAWRSYCRKNVEESLRDEENRLQDALANEGGSSPSLGATFYASRFAANVLHALRRNTAKKARVPDRISPILLQKPTEPDFTAEDN; encoded by the exons ATGAATCACCGCCAAGACGAGTTTGTGAG GTTTCAGGATTGGAAATCAGAGAGAAGCTCTGAGGGAAATTTTCATGCTAAAGGTGGAGTCCACCGAAGTAAAGTTGTAATAGCTTCCGACGAATTACATAATCGCTTGGAATCTGGTAAATGGAGGGCCAAAGGCATAATACAAGCTGTAAAATCTAGTTTAAGTGGTTTTGTGGAAGAAAGCTTGGGATCCAAAAAGAACATTCTTGATCCTCAAGGACCTTTTCTTCAAAAGTGGAACAAAATATTTGTATTATCCTGTGTAATTGCTATCTCCTTGGATCCTTTGTTCCTTTATATTCCAGTGATTGATAACGACAACAAATGCCTGGGGTTAAACAGAACGTTGGAGGTGACAGCTAGTGTTTTGCGTTCTTTTACTGATATATTTTACTTTCTTCATATTGCCCTTCAATTTCGAACTGGTTTTATTGCTCCTTCGTCACGTGTATTTGGAAGAGGTGTTTTAATTGAAGATGCTTGGGATATAGCAAAGAGATACTTATCCACTTACTTCTTGATCGACATTCTTGCAGTTCTACCACTACCACAG GTTGTAATTTTAATTATAATTCCTAAGTTGCGGGGTTCAAGATCTTTGAATACCAAGAATTTGCTGAAGTCTGTTGTCTTTTTCCAATATATTCCAAGGGTCCTTCGAGTGTATCCTTTATATAGGGAAGTCACAAGAACATCTGGCATACTCACTGAAACAGCATGGGCTGGAGCTGCTTTCAATCTCTTCCTTTATATGCTTGCCAGCCAT GTACTTGGAGCCTTTTGGTATCTGTTTTCTATAGAACGCGAAACTACTTGCTGGAAACAAGCTTGTGGAAATTCTTCTCCCTGTCATCATGCCTCATTGTATTGTGATGATGATCATACAAAATTTAAAACATTGCTGAACAGTTCCTGCCCTATAGAGACACCAAATGCAACGCTATTTGATTTTGGGATATTCCTTGGCGCTCTCCAATCAGGTGTTGTGGGACCAATGGATTTTCCGCAGAAGTTCTTTTATTGTTTCTGGTGGGGTTTACAAAATTTAAG TTCCCTTGGTCAAAACCTCCAAACAAGTACCTTCATCTGGGAAATTTGCTTTGCAGTTTTCATTTCCATCGCTGGCCTGGTGCTATTTGCCTTTCTCATTGGCAATATGCAG ACATGTCTGCAATCCTCAACATTAAGATTAGAGGAGATGAGGGTGAAAAGACGAGATGCAGAACAGTGGATGTCACATCGGTTGCTCCCTGAGAACCTCAGAGAGCGGATTAGGTGCTATGAGCAATACAGGTGGCAGGAAACTAGGGGTGTTGATGAAGAGAATCTGATTCACAACCTTCCGAAAGACCTCAGGAGAGATATAAAGCGTCATCTTTGTTTAGCTTTGCTCATGAGA GTGCCAATGTTTGAAAAAATGGATGAACAACTCTTAGATGCATTATGCGACCATCTGAAGCCAGTGCTATTCACCAAGGACAGCTTCATTGTTCGTGAAGGTGATCCAGTTGATGCGATGCTGTTTGTAATGAGGGGCAAACTACTGTCTGTAACCACTAATGGAGGGAGGACAGGTTTTTTTAACTCTGAGCATCTAAAAGCTGGTGATTTTTGTGGAGAGGAGCTACTTACTTGGGCTCTTGACCCTAATTCGTCAACTAACCTACCAATCTCAACTAGAACTGCCCAAGCActctcagaagttgaagcatttgCTTTAGTGGCTGATGATTTAAAGCTTGTAGCCTCTCAGTTCAGACGACTTCACAGTAAGCAGCTCCGCCACACTTTCAGGTTTTACTCAGGCCAATGGAGAACTTGGGCAGCTTGCTTCATACAAGCAGCATGGCGGAGTTATTGCAGGAAGAATGTAGAAGAGTCTCTTCGTGATGAAGAAAACAGGTTGCAAGATGCATTGGCAAATGAAGGTGGCAGTTCACCAAGTTTGGGTGCTACCTTTTATGCATCAAGATTTGCTGCTAATGTACTCCATGCTTTGCGGCGCAATACTGCAAAAAAAGCAAGGGTGCCAGACAGGATATCACCCATTCTGCTTCAGAAGCCAACAGAGCCAGATTTTACTGCTGAAGATAATTAA